The proteins below are encoded in one region of Scyliorhinus torazame isolate Kashiwa2021f chromosome 16, sScyTor2.1, whole genome shotgun sequence:
- the LOC140392500 gene encoding olfactory receptor class A-like protein 4 translates to MAEHPVQVFIYALIVSCGIFGNALVLWIAADSTRENRYLASSDLILMNIAAANLMISLTRNTLLLTFDAGQSVSFSDVGCRLMMFIWTWLRSASIWVTLSLSLYHFITIRISRTMLEKLSERRKVVMALVVEWVLSLVYASFALPYSSNSKNNSTNNFMVISSTLRPLLGCVWTFPNEVSGLTYAMVSVVIHEAIPISLMVFSNSATLLFLYKHHRKTRDVQFSSSHGNTEWKAAKTILYLILLFIFSWGTHVISVNYYNFKGSPSTRYMLIIARFSASGFVGFYPLVVVSGHSKLRKKMRNILKCGWLNFVQQK, encoded by the coding sequence ATGGCAGAACATCCTGTGCAAGTTTTCATTTACGCCTTGATAGTATCCTGCGGGATTTTTGGAAACGCTCTGGTTCTCTGGATTGCTGCCGACTCCACCCGTGAAAACCGCTACCTCGCCTCCTCCGACCTCATCCTGATGAACATTGCAGCAGCAAACCTGATGATTTCCCTGACAAGGAACACCTTGCTCCTGACCTTTGATGCTGGacagtctgtctctttctctgacgTGGGCTGCAGGCTGATGATGTTCATCTGGACCTGGCTGAGGTCGGCAAGTATCTGGGTCACCCTCAGCCTAAGCCTGTATCACTTCATCACAATCAGAATAAGCCGGACCATGTTGGAAAAGTTAAGTGAGAGGCGGAAGGTTGTGATGGCCCTAGTGGTGGAGTGGGTTTTGAGCCTGGTCTATGCAAGCTTTGCCCTGCCGTACTCATCCAACTCCAAGAATAACAGTACCAATAACTTCATGGTGATCAGTAGCACTCTCCGACCTTTACTCGGCTGTGTGTGGACATTTCCAAATGAAGTTAGTGGTCTTACATATGCAATGGTCTCTGTCGTAATACACGAAGCAATACCAATTAGTCTAATGGTATTTTCAAACAGTGCCACCTTGCTATTTCTCTACAAACACCACAGAAAAACCCGAGATGTCCAATTCTCCAGCAGCCACGGCAACACTGAATGGAAGGCAGCCAAGACCATCTTGTACTTGATTTTGCTCTTCATTTTCTCTTGGGGCACCCATGTCATTTCGGTGAATTATTACAATTTTAAGGGTAGTCCCTCGACACGCTACATGTTAATTATCGCCAGGTTTTCCGCCTCAGGGTTTGTGGGATTCTACCCATTGGTGGTGGTGAGTGGACATAGCAAATTAAGAAAGAAGATGAGAAACATCCTGAAGTGTGGGTGGCTGAATTTCGTACAACAGAAGTGA